Proteins encoded within one genomic window of Bacillota bacterium:
- the recO gene encoding DNA repair protein RecO, giving the protein MKLFKTEAAVLRTRELGEADRLVTLLSRERGKINAVARGARKIKSKLAAGVDLFTHGNYMLYQGKTLATVTQQEILETFAHLKEDPAAYAHALYFSELVDKVLVEEARSRKVLGLLIDAWRVLKEDRDFFLLARAFEIKLLSAVGYHPHFTACAGCNAEEKGYFSPGMGGLVCRSCAGKDLQARSFSGGAEKLVKYFMDHSFEEIGVVRGSPSQKSEIRDFTMGMIGYYLEVGECKSLKYIRRHFPDGE; this is encoded by the coding sequence ATGAAGCTATTCAAAACGGAAGCGGCTGTTCTGCGGACGCGCGAACTGGGGGAGGCCGATCGGCTGGTAACCCTGTTGTCGCGGGAGAGAGGCAAGATCAATGCCGTGGCCAGGGGGGCTCGTAAAATCAAGAGCAAGCTGGCTGCCGGGGTGGATCTGTTTACCCATGGCAATTACATGCTCTACCAGGGGAAAACGCTGGCAACGGTGACCCAACAGGAGATCCTGGAAACGTTCGCTCATCTGAAGGAAGATCCGGCTGCCTATGCCCATGCCCTGTATTTCAGCGAACTCGTGGACAAGGTACTGGTCGAGGAGGCAAGGAGCAGGAAGGTACTGGGGCTTCTGATCGATGCATGGCGGGTTTTGAAGGAAGATCGGGACTTTTTCTTGTTGGCGCGTGCTTTCGAGATCAAGCTGCTCTCCGCGGTTGGATATCACCCCCATTTCACCGCATGCGCGGGTTGCAATGCGGAAGAAAAAGGGTATTTTAGCCCCGGGATGGGGGGGCTGGTTTGCAGAAGTTGTGCAGGGAAAGATCTTCAGGCACGGAGCTTCTCCGGAGGGGCAGAGAAACTGGTGAAATATTTTATGGATCATTCTTTCGAGGAGATAGGGGTTGTAAGGGGTAGCCCTTCACAGAAAAGCGAGATCCGTGACTTTACCATGGGAATGATCGGCTATTATCTGGAAGTGGGAGAGTGTAAATCTCTGAAATATATCAGGCGGCATTTCCCCGACGGGGAATGA
- a CDS encoding GTPase Era, giving the protein MGGQNIQAGGSGKGVYRSGFVSIIGRPNVGKSTFLNQVVGEKAAIVSDKPQTTRNQIRAILTDEEYQIIFIDTPGVHKPRHRLGNYMVGAAHSTLNDVEVVLFFVEADHPPGRGDVFISRWLKGIDTPVFLVLNKIDRVSQARGEEHLALYRQLHAFGGEYMISALHGENIGTLLKDIIACMPEGPRYYPPDMVTDKPEYFLVSELIREKVLQLTREEVPFAVAVEIEEMKERENRELIDIRAVIHVDRKSQKGIVIGKGGSMLREIGTEARPEIEALLGQQVYMDLWVKVSPGWRDREAALRNLGYRSD; this is encoded by the coding sequence ATGGGGGGTCAAAATATCCAGGCAGGGGGGTCTGGCAAAGGGGTGTACCGTTCGGGATTTGTGTCCATCATCGGCAGGCCCAATGTTGGAAAATCAACCTTCTTGAACCAGGTGGTCGGGGAGAAAGCGGCAATCGTTTCGGACAAGCCCCAGACCACGCGCAATCAGATACGTGCCATCCTTACCGATGAGGAATACCAGATCATCTTTATCGATACACCGGGTGTCCATAAACCCAGGCACAGGCTGGGAAACTACATGGTCGGGGCGGCTCACAGCACCTTGAACGACGTGGAAGTAGTGCTCTTTTTTGTGGAAGCAGACCATCCGCCGGGACGGGGGGATGTTTTTATCAGCCGATGGTTGAAGGGTATAGACACACCGGTATTTCTGGTTCTGAACAAAATCGATCGTGTTTCACAGGCAAGGGGCGAGGAACACCTTGCTCTTTATCGTCAACTGCATGCTTTTGGTGGAGAATACATGATCTCGGCCCTTCATGGTGAGAACATCGGCACCCTGTTGAAAGATATCATCGCTTGCATGCCGGAAGGCCCTCGCTATTATCCCCCCGATATGGTAACGGACAAACCTGAATATTTCCTGGTCAGTGAACTGATCCGGGAGAAGGTGCTGCAGCTTACCCGCGAGGAGGTTCCTTTTGCGGTGGCCGTGGAGATCGAGGAGATGAAGGAACGGGAAAACAGGGAACTGATCGATATCCGGGCGGTCATCCATGTGGACAGGAAATCGCAGAAAGGTATCGTCATCGGCAAAGGCGGGAGCATGCTGAGGGAAATAGGGACAGAGGCGCGACCCGAGATAGAAGCGCTGCTTGGTCAACAGGTTTATATGGATCTGTGGGTAAAGGTCAGCCCGGGCTGGCGTGACAGGGAGGCGGCGCTGAGGAATCTGGGCTACAGGAGCGATTGA